The Acidobacteriota bacterium genome has a segment encoding these proteins:
- the pyrE gene encoding orotate phosphoribosyltransferase gives MTDLAADATVLNLFKDSDALLRGHFKLTSGKHSEWYFEKIRLIEKPAALEKIVDLLAAKIRREVPDFDYVVSPAYGAIAIGFLTALKLGKKFAFTQRADGKMTIRSGFSGLAGSRAVIVEDILTTGGSILEVIACLRERQVPVAGVYVLVDRSGGAIPIDGKAVGSLLTLKVEAFEPDACPFCAEGIPITKPGASDKKG, from the coding sequence ATGACCGACCTGGCCGCCGACGCGACCGTCCTCAACCTGTTCAAGGACAGCGACGCCCTGCTCCGCGGGCATTTCAAGCTGACCTCGGGCAAGCACTCGGAGTGGTACTTCGAGAAGATCCGGCTGATCGAGAAGCCGGCCGCCCTGGAGAAGATCGTCGATCTCCTGGCCGCCAAGATCCGCCGCGAAGTGCCCGATTTCGATTACGTCGTCTCCCCCGCCTACGGGGCCATCGCCATCGGCTTCCTCACCGCCCTCAAGCTGGGCAAGAAGTTCGCCTTCACCCAGCGGGCCGACGGGAAGATGACCATCCGCTCGGGTTTCTCGGGGCTCGCCGGCTCGCGGGCCGTCATCGTCGAGGACATCCTGACGACGGGCGGGTCCATCCTGGAGGTCATCGCCTGCCTCAGGGAGCGCCAGGTCCCGGTGGCCGGGGTCTACGTCCTGGTCGACCGCAGCGGCGGGGCCATCCCGATCGACGGGAAGGCCGTCGGCAGCCTGCTGACGCTCAAGGTCGAGGCCTTCGAGCCGGACGCCTGCCCGTTCTGCGCCGAGGGCATCCCGATCACCAAGCCCGGCGCCTCGGATAAAAAGGGCTGA
- a CDS encoding GntR family transcriptional regulator, with amino-acid sequence MMDRKPLLNIKSLKEQVYGYFREQMRHGMILPGSAIDMGETSKKLGVSKTPLRDALLQLEMEDFVTILPRRMIVVNTLTEQDIRNYYEIIGPLESMALLKASERMKPSDIDRMDALNRDMAEALTRDDFDGYYDKNLAFHDIFLDLSGNACLIKIVNNLKKRLYDFPRVSGFVKEWEEASIGEHQTLVDLLRQGRSREAANHVRDVHWSFDVQERFIRKYYPAIEKKAG; translated from the coding sequence ATGATGGATCGAAAGCCGCTCCTGAACATCAAGTCTCTCAAGGAACAAGTTTACGGATACTTCCGCGAGCAGATGCGCCACGGGATGATCCTGCCCGGGTCGGCCATCGACATGGGAGAGACCTCGAAGAAGCTGGGCGTCAGCAAGACCCCGCTTCGCGACGCCCTGCTCCAGCTCGAGATGGAGGATTTCGTCACCATCCTGCCCCGGCGCATGATCGTGGTCAACACGCTGACCGAGCAGGACATCCGCAACTACTACGAGATCATCGGCCCCCTCGAGAGCATGGCCCTGCTCAAGGCCTCCGAGCGGATGAAGCCGTCCGACATCGACCGCATGGATGCTTTGAACCGGGACATGGCCGAAGCCCTGACCCGGGACGATTTCGACGGCTATTACGACAAGAACCTGGCCTTCCACGACATCTTTCTCGATCTCAGCGGCAACGCCTGCCTGATCAAGATCGTCAACAACCTGAAGAAGCGGCTCTACGATTTCCCGCGCGTCTCGGGCTTCGTCAAGGAATGGGAGGAGGCCTCGATCGGCGAGCACCAGACCCTCGTCGACCTCCTGCGCCAGGGCCGGAGCCGGGAAGCGGCCAACCACGTCCGCGACGTGCACTGGTCCTTCGACGTCCAGGAGCGGTTCATCCGCAAGTACTACCCGGCCATCGAAAAGAAGGCCGGGTAG
- a CDS encoding efflux RND transporter periplasmic adaptor subunit gives MTTRKIAAVAAAAALIVLAGACKKKGAGAQGARGGRGRVMFPVDVEKVPVRSLVYTVAAVGSVEAFEKVQVTARVSGAVDRVRFAEGEYASAGQVLVEIETERYRLAVESAQAAFEKAEASKADAEAGLKRRETVTTQNPGLIPGEEVETWRTKVLTAASEVAQTRSALNQAKLNLSDAFVKAPISGIIQTRTVQTGQYVETGTVLATLVRRDPLLLRFRVPERDAARIKPGQVAKFTVREESREFTAKVVHVAESADDTSRLVDITANIDDTGDKSLRPGSFAEISVPVASPGEAPVIPVGAVRPSERGFIAYVVEGDKAAERILTLGMRSADGKVEVLSGLSGGETLVVRGAEALSNGVSVRLGAPTAAEAPAAAPPAGGAAPAKK, from the coding sequence ATGACAACCAGGAAGATCGCCGCTGTCGCCGCCGCCGCGGCGTTGATCGTTCTCGCCGGGGCCTGCAAGAAGAAGGGCGCCGGCGCCCAGGGGGCGCGGGGCGGCCGGGGCCGGGTCATGTTCCCGGTCGACGTCGAGAAGGTCCCCGTCCGCTCGCTCGTTTACACCGTGGCCGCCGTCGGCTCGGTCGAGGCCTTCGAGAAGGTCCAGGTCACGGCCCGGGTCTCCGGGGCAGTCGACCGCGTCCGTTTCGCCGAAGGGGAGTACGCGTCGGCCGGCCAGGTCCTGGTCGAGATCGAGACCGAGCGCTACCGCCTGGCCGTCGAATCGGCCCAGGCCGCCTTTGAAAAGGCCGAGGCTTCCAAGGCCGACGCCGAAGCGGGGCTCAAGCGCCGCGAGACGGTCACGACCCAGAACCCGGGCCTCATCCCGGGCGAGGAGGTCGAGACCTGGCGGACCAAGGTCCTGACGGCCGCCTCCGAGGTGGCCCAGACCCGCTCGGCCCTCAACCAGGCCAAGCTCAACCTCAGCGACGCCTTCGTCAAGGCGCCCATCTCGGGCATCATCCAGACGCGGACCGTCCAGACCGGCCAGTATGTCGAGACCGGGACGGTCCTGGCGACGCTCGTCCGCCGCGACCCGCTCCTGCTCCGGTTCCGCGTCCCCGAGCGCGACGCCGCCCGGATCAAGCCCGGCCAGGTGGCGAAGTTCACCGTCCGCGAGGAAAGCCGCGAGTTCACGGCCAAGGTCGTGCATGTCGCCGAGTCGGCCGACGACACTTCGCGCCTCGTCGACATCACGGCCAACATCGACGACACGGGCGACAAGAGCCTCCGGCCCGGCTCGTTCGCGGAGATCTCCGTCCCCGTGGCCTCGCCCGGCGAGGCGCCGGTCATCCCCGTCGGCGCCGTGCGCCCGAGCGAGCGCGGCTTCATCGCCTACGTCGTCGAGGGCGACAAGGCCGCCGAGCGCATCCTGACCCTGGGCATGCGCTCGGCCGACGGCAAGGTCGAGGTCCTGTCCGGCCTGAGCGGCGGCGAGACGCTCGTCGTCCGCGGCGCCGAAGCCCTTTCGAACGGCGTGAGCGTGCGCCTCGGCGCGCCGACCGCCGCCGAGGCGCCGGCCGCGGCCCCGCCGGCCGGGGGCGCCGCGCCGGCCAAGAAATAA
- a CDS encoding beta-L-arabinofuranosidase domain-containing protein, which yields MSSPIRRSRLIIFALAAAVSLAGCRGRSAANGGPDAPARDYPIRPVPFTEVRLADAFWAPRLETNRTVSVPYALRMIEETGRVDNFRKAAGLMSGPTTGRRFNDSDVFKAMEAAAYTLRLHPDPALEKTLDDLVALIARAQEPDGYLYTTRTADPAHPAAGAGAERWSNLRVSHELYNVGHMYEAAVAHFQATGKRTFLAVAEKNAALLLRTFGPGPGRRHGFPGHQEIEIGLAKLYRATGRRDYLDLAKFFLDERGHYFGGERHAPGDPFAVYDSDEYLQNHKPVLEQDQAVGHAVRAMYMYSGMADVAALGGYPGYVAAIDRLWLDVAGRKQYLTGGIGARGGSEAFGDAYELPNAEAYAETCAAIGNALWNYRLFLLHGDSRYMDVFERVLYNGLLSGVSLSGDRFFYQNPLESAGGYDRSPWFEVSCCPPNMTRFLPSLPGYVYATRGDAVYVNLFIAGSGRVALPGRSVILTQETRYPWDGAIVLTVAPDEPGPFELAVRIPGWARGQAMPTDLYRFLDAAAGEPVLKVNGRAVAPDIRDGYARIRREWKNGDAVELGLPMPVRRVVANDLVADDAGRAALQRGPVVFAVEGVDNGGGVFDLVLPDGAPLAAGFRPDLLNGVVAIAGEAASVSKTPAGKIVERPRPFLAVPYYAWANRGGGQMLVWLPRAAGAARPPKHLDMKVD from the coding sequence ATGAGCTCGCCCATCCGCCGCTCCCGCCTGATCATCTTCGCGCTCGCCGCCGCGGTCTCCCTGGCCGGCTGCCGCGGCCGCTCCGCCGCGAACGGCGGTCCGGACGCGCCCGCCCGGGATTACCCCATCCGCCCCGTTCCTTTCACCGAGGTCAGGCTCGCGGACGCGTTCTGGGCCCCCCGCCTGGAGACGAACCGGACCGTCTCCGTTCCCTACGCGCTGCGGATGATCGAGGAGACCGGCCGGGTCGACAATTTCCGCAAGGCCGCCGGCCTCATGTCCGGGCCGACGACGGGCCGGCGCTTCAACGACTCGGACGTCTTCAAGGCCATGGAGGCGGCCGCCTATACGCTGCGCCTCCACCCCGACCCGGCGCTGGAGAAGACCCTCGACGATCTCGTCGCCCTGATCGCCAGGGCCCAGGAACCCGACGGCTACCTTTACACGACGAGGACAGCCGACCCGGCCCACCCGGCCGCCGGCGCCGGGGCCGAGCGCTGGTCCAACCTCCGGGTCAGCCATGAGCTCTACAATGTCGGCCATATGTACGAGGCGGCCGTGGCCCACTTCCAGGCCACGGGCAAGCGGACCTTCCTGGCCGTCGCCGAGAAGAACGCCGCGCTCCTCCTGCGCACTTTCGGCCCGGGCCCGGGCCGGCGCCATGGCTTCCCCGGCCACCAGGAGATCGAGATCGGCCTGGCCAAGCTCTATCGCGCCACCGGCCGGCGGGATTATCTCGACCTGGCCAAGTTCTTCCTCGACGAGCGCGGCCATTATTTCGGCGGCGAGCGGCACGCCCCCGGCGATCCCTTCGCCGTCTATGACTCCGACGAGTACCTGCAGAACCACAAGCCGGTCCTCGAGCAGGACCAGGCCGTCGGCCACGCCGTCCGGGCCATGTACATGTACTCGGGCATGGCCGACGTGGCCGCCCTCGGCGGTTATCCCGGGTACGTCGCGGCCATCGACCGCCTTTGGCTCGACGTCGCCGGCCGGAAGCAGTACCTGACCGGCGGCATCGGCGCCCGCGGCGGCTCGGAGGCCTTCGGCGACGCTTACGAATTGCCCAACGCCGAGGCCTACGCCGAGACGTGCGCGGCCATCGGCAACGCCCTCTGGAACTACAGGCTCTTCCTCCTGCACGGCGATTCGAGGTACATGGATGTCTTCGAGCGCGTCCTATACAACGGCCTGCTCTCCGGCGTCTCGCTCTCCGGCGACCGCTTCTTCTACCAGAACCCGCTCGAGTCGGCCGGCGGCTACGACCGCAGCCCCTGGTTCGAGGTATCCTGCTGCCCGCCGAACATGACCCGCTTCCTGCCTTCGCTCCCGGGCTATGTCTACGCGACCAGGGGCGATGCCGTCTACGTCAACCTGTTCATCGCCGGCTCCGGCCGGGTCGCGCTGCCGGGCCGGTCCGTCATCCTGACCCAGGAGACGCGCTATCCCTGGGACGGCGCGATCGTCCTGACGGTCGCCCCCGACGAGCCCGGCCCCTTCGAGCTGGCCGTCCGCATCCCCGGCTGGGCCCGCGGCCAGGCCATGCCCACGGACCTCTACCGCTTCCTCGACGCCGCCGCCGGCGAGCCCGTCCTGAAGGTCAACGGCCGGGCCGTCGCTCCGGACATCCGCGACGGCTACGCCAGGATCCGGCGGGAGTGGAAGAACGGGGACGCGGTCGAGCTCGGCCTGCCGATGCCGGTGCGCCGCGTCGTCGCCAACGATCTCGTGGCCGATGACGCCGGACGCGCCGCCCTTCAGCGCGGGCCCGTCGTCTTCGCCGTCGAGGGCGTCGACAACGGCGGCGGCGTCTTCGACCTCGTCCTGCCCGACGGCGCGCCGCTCGCGGCCGGGTTCCGGCCGGACCTCCTGAATGGGGTCGTCGCCATCGCCGGAGAGGCCGCATCCGTCTCGAAAACGCCCGCCGGGAAGATCGTCGAACGCCCGCGGCCGTTCCTGGCGGTCCCCTATTACGCCTGGGCCAACCGGGGCGGCGGACAGATGCTGGTCTGGCTGCCGCGCGCGGCCGGCGCCGCGCGGCCGCCCAAGCATCTGGACATGAAGGTCGACTGA
- a CDS encoding BsuPI-related putative proteinase inhibitor codes for MKRTVFLATVTFLALGAAACGSATSPSAPVSRSQLKAGDLHITVSITGQGTDALNFRIGARNDSPVKETLEFTCGQFFDIEVRDGGSLVWRWSHDKAFTQALWELELAPRESFSQITDWDLTGNDGRPLSPGSYNCRVYITNVPRDESLVYQTSLEI; via the coding sequence ATGAAAAGGACTGTGTTCCTTGCGACCGTCACCTTTCTGGCCTTGGGCGCTGCCGCCTGCGGTTCCGCGACGTCGCCCTCGGCGCCCGTCAGCCGGAGCCAGCTGAAGGCCGGAGACCTCCACATCACCGTGTCCATCACCGGACAGGGCACGGACGCCCTGAATTTCCGGATCGGCGCCCGGAACGACAGCCCGGTCAAGGAAACCCTGGAATTTACCTGCGGCCAGTTCTTCGACATCGAGGTCCGCGACGGCGGCAGCCTTGTCTGGCGCTGGTCGCATGACAAGGCCTTCACCCAGGCCCTGTGGGAGCTCGAGCTCGCCCCCCGCGAATCCTTCAGCCAGATTACGGACTGGGATCTGACCGGGAACGACGGAAGGCCGCTCTCCCCCGGGTCCTACAACTGCCGCGTCTATATCACGAATGTCCCTCGGGACGAGTCGCTGGTCTATCAGACCTCGCTGGAGATTTAA
- a CDS encoding PaaI family thioesterase, with translation MDKDFRDARACFICGEKNPIGLKLRLRADPGRGESSAEVTFPGEFQGWEGVVHGGLVAAVLDEALIYAAGAKGLKCVTGEITVRFVKPASTGVTYSLVGRCVEDKGRIVLAESRLVDAEGQEIARASGKLFKVAGTIDGPNP, from the coding sequence ATGGACAAAGACTTCCGCGACGCCCGGGCCTGCTTCATCTGCGGCGAGAAGAACCCGATCGGCCTGAAGCTCCGGCTCCGGGCCGATCCCGGCCGCGGCGAATCCTCGGCCGAGGTGACGTTCCCCGGGGAATTCCAGGGCTGGGAAGGCGTCGTCCACGGCGGGCTCGTGGCGGCCGTCCTCGACGAGGCCCTGATCTATGCCGCCGGCGCGAAGGGGCTCAAGTGCGTCACCGGCGAGATCACGGTGCGCTTCGTCAAACCGGCCTCGACCGGCGTGACCTATTCGCTCGTCGGCCGGTGCGTAGAGGACAAGGGGCGGATCGTGCTGGCTGAGAGCCGGCTTGTCGATGCCGAAGGCCAAGAGATCGCCCGAGCGTCGGGCAAGCTCTTCAAGGTCGCCGGAACGATCGACGGGCCAAATCCATGA
- a CDS encoding sulfite exporter TauE/SafE family protein, which yields MAGPWLIGIGIVAGVFAGLFGIGGGIIIVPALILFAGFPLVRATGTSLAAILLPVGILGVVAYYRAKVIDLRASLYIAAGLLASVVAGAWLANTLPVEVMRRFFAVFCLYVGWNFVDPVNRFRKWRGLPVAAGPEPESAPHPCPLPLIGIGLLAGIMAGMFGIGGGNIIVPLLTLALHYPPKRAIATSLGAILFPFGIPGVLYYARAGNLDLGAAAWIAAGLFVGTVFGALITIRLPGRTVKLLYGLFLLFVAGRFFFF from the coding sequence ATGGCCGGACCGTGGCTGATCGGGATCGGGATCGTGGCCGGCGTCTTCGCCGGGCTCTTCGGCATCGGCGGGGGCATCATCATCGTGCCGGCCCTCATCCTGTTCGCCGGCTTCCCGCTCGTCCGGGCCACCGGCACGTCGCTCGCGGCCATCCTGCTGCCGGTCGGCATCCTCGGGGTCGTCGCCTATTACAGGGCCAAGGTCATTGACCTGCGGGCCTCGCTTTACATCGCCGCCGGCCTGCTGGCCTCGGTCGTCGCCGGGGCCTGGCTGGCCAACACCCTGCCGGTCGAGGTGATGCGCAGGTTCTTCGCCGTCTTCTGCCTCTATGTCGGCTGGAATTTCGTCGATCCGGTCAACCGGTTCAGGAAGTGGCGGGGCCTCCCGGTCGCGGCCGGGCCGGAGCCGGAGAGCGCCCCCCATCCGTGCCCTCTACCGCTCATCGGGATCGGGCTCCTGGCCGGGATCATGGCCGGCATGTTCGGCATCGGCGGCGGGAACATCATCGTCCCCCTGTTGACGCTGGCGCTCCACTATCCGCCCAAGCGGGCCATCGCCACGTCGCTCGGGGCCATCTTGTTTCCCTTCGGCATCCCGGGCGTCCTCTACTACGCCAGGGCCGGCAACCTCGACCTGGGCGCGGCCGCCTGGATCGCGGCCGGGCTGTTCGTCGGGACGGTCTTCGGCGCCCTGATCACCATCCGGCTGCCGGGCCGGACGGTCAAGCTCCTCTACGGCCTCTTCCTCCTGTTCGTCGCCGGACGCTTCTTTTTTTTCTAA
- a CDS encoding efflux RND transporter permease subunit: protein MNMTEACVKKPVLAWMLMAATIVFGVVAGGRIGISQFPDVDFPTINVSATWEGAAPEVMENEVVEPLEETLVQIEGIRSLTSSSRQGSCNITVEIELSRDVDIALQDVQNKVSQAVRRLPRDMDPPTVSKSNPEDNPIMMVRLGGPYPQRVLSDFVQYGLKEKLQTIPGIGEISLMGTLSRNVRIWLDAAKLDEKNLTVSDVTSALAREHIELPAGRLETPGREINVRVLGEALDLDTFRQIVVREAAGSPIYLSDVGLVEDGFEDVRRIARVDGGPAQGLGIKKQRGANAVALAKRVRAAVEDYRKTLPADMTLGITNDSTKFISDSVNEIEFELLLSVVLTAFVCWLFLGSLSSTLNVILAIPMSLLGTVAIIYFLGFTFNTFTLLAMALAVGLVVDDAIMVMENIFRHREGGEALVPAALNGTKEIAFAALAATLAVVAIFIPVVFMKGIIGRYFLQFGITLCLCVMLSYIEAVTLAPARCSQFLKTTREGRNKVGLAVDRAFGKLERFYGRVLHGSLRKPGLILVLAGVLFAAAIVVFLVLPSEFVPSQDQSQVSVRLQTAVGSDITETDALLIKAEDAVNKHPEITQVFSFVGGMGGGGVNSGMLYITMVPPKERRMSQAELSAVIRRELNAIPGIRAVIQDTSQQGFTAQRGFPVEFSVRGADWNQLVPLSQKLMQDLTASGLVVDLDTDYRVGMPELRVTPDRAVCADVGVSVDEVATTINALVGGIRVGKYSTGGRRLDVRVKLMAGQRSRPEDISRLRVRARNGDLVPLSSLVMFEEQAALQAITRRDRERAISIYANVAPGHAQAEVLRVVEGLGKTLPVGYRVVLGGSSVAFRDSMSSLLFAMALGILIAYMILASQFNSFKDPVTIITILPLSVAGAAFALLVAGQSLNIFSMIGLLLLMGIVKKNSIILVDYANAFRNQGVSARESMEKAGPIRLRPILMTATATLMASIPPALGIGSGSEIRMPMAIAVIGGLVLSTALSLIVVPAFYVVADRLAKKRTAEAPEGALANATGSEQRE, encoded by the coding sequence ATGAACATGACCGAAGCCTGCGTCAAGAAGCCCGTCCTGGCCTGGATGCTCATGGCCGCCACCATCGTCTTCGGCGTCGTCGCCGGGGGGCGGATCGGCATCAGCCAGTTCCCGGACGTCGACTTCCCCACGATCAATGTCTCCGCCACCTGGGAAGGCGCGGCGCCGGAGGTCATGGAGAACGAGGTCGTCGAGCCCCTCGAGGAGACGCTCGTCCAGATCGAGGGCATCCGGTCCCTGACCTCGAGCTCGCGCCAGGGCTCCTGCAACATCACCGTCGAGATCGAGCTCTCCCGCGACGTCGATATCGCCCTCCAGGACGTCCAGAACAAGGTTTCGCAGGCCGTCCGCCGCCTGCCCCGGGACATGGATCCCCCGACGGTCTCCAAGTCCAATCCCGAAGACAACCCGATCATGATGGTCCGCCTCGGCGGGCCCTACCCCCAGCGCGTCCTCAGCGACTTCGTCCAGTACGGCCTCAAGGAAAAGCTCCAGACCATCCCCGGCATCGGCGAGATCTCGCTCATGGGCACGCTGTCGCGGAACGTCCGCATCTGGCTCGACGCCGCCAAGCTCGACGAGAAGAACCTGACGGTCAGCGACGTCACCTCGGCCCTGGCCCGCGAGCACATCGAGCTGCCCGCCGGCCGGCTCGAGACGCCGGGCCGCGAGATCAACGTCCGCGTCCTCGGCGAGGCCCTCGACCTCGACACCTTCCGCCAGATCGTCGTCCGCGAGGCCGCCGGCAGCCCCATCTACCTGAGCGACGTGGGCCTCGTCGAGGACGGCTTCGAGGACGTCCGGCGCATCGCCCGGGTCGACGGCGGCCCGGCCCAGGGCCTGGGCATCAAGAAGCAGCGCGGCGCCAACGCCGTGGCCCTGGCCAAGCGCGTCCGGGCGGCCGTCGAGGACTACCGCAAGACCCTGCCGGCCGACATGACCCTCGGCATCACCAACGACAGCACGAAGTTCATCAGCGACTCGGTCAACGAGATCGAGTTCGAGCTCCTGCTCTCCGTCGTCCTGACCGCCTTCGTCTGCTGGCTGTTCCTGGGGTCGCTCTCGAGCACCCTGAACGTCATCCTGGCCATCCCCATGTCGCTCCTCGGCACGGTGGCCATCATCTACTTCCTCGGCTTCACCTTCAACACGTTCACCCTGCTGGCCATGGCCCTGGCCGTCGGCCTCGTCGTCGACGACGCCATCATGGTCATGGAGAACATCTTCCGCCACCGCGAGGGCGGGGAGGCCCTGGTGCCGGCCGCCCTCAACGGGACGAAGGAGATCGCCTTCGCCGCCCTGGCCGCGACCCTGGCCGTCGTGGCCATCTTCATCCCGGTCGTGTTCATGAAGGGCATCATCGGGCGGTATTTCCTCCAGTTCGGCATCACCCTGTGCCTGTGCGTCATGCTGTCCTACATCGAAGCCGTCACCCTGGCCCCGGCCCGCTGCTCCCAGTTCCTCAAGACTACGAGGGAAGGGCGGAACAAGGTCGGGTTGGCGGTCGACAGGGCCTTCGGCAAGCTCGAGCGGTTCTATGGCCGCGTCCTCCACGGCAGCCTGCGCAAGCCGGGGCTGATCCTGGTCCTGGCGGGCGTGCTGTTCGCGGCCGCCATCGTGGTCTTCCTGGTCCTGCCGAGCGAATTCGTCCCCTCCCAGGACCAGAGCCAGGTCTCGGTCCGCCTTCAGACGGCCGTCGGCTCGGACATCACCGAGACCGACGCCCTGCTCATCAAGGCCGAGGACGCCGTCAACAAGCACCCGGAGATCACCCAGGTCTTCAGCTTCGTCGGCGGCATGGGCGGCGGCGGGGTAAACTCCGGGATGCTGTACATCACCATGGTCCCGCCCAAGGAGCGCCGGATGAGCCAGGCCGAGCTCTCGGCCGTCATCCGTCGCGAGCTCAACGCCATCCCGGGCATCCGGGCCGTCATCCAGGACACCTCGCAGCAGGGCTTCACGGCCCAGCGCGGCTTCCCGGTCGAGTTCTCCGTCCGCGGCGCCGACTGGAACCAGCTCGTCCCGCTCAGCCAGAAGCTGATGCAGGACCTGACGGCCAGCGGCCTGGTCGTCGACCTCGACACGGACTACCGCGTCGGCATGCCCGAGCTCCGGGTGACGCCGGACCGGGCCGTCTGCGCCGACGTCGGCGTCTCCGTCGACGAGGTCGCCACGACCATCAATGCCCTGGTCGGCGGCATCCGCGTCGGCAAGTACAGCACCGGCGGCCGGCGGCTCGACGTGCGGGTCAAGCTCATGGCCGGGCAGCGCTCGCGGCCCGAGGACATCTCGCGGCTGCGCGTCCGGGCCCGCAACGGCGACCTCGTGCCCCTGTCATCCCTGGTCATGTTCGAGGAGCAGGCGGCCCTCCAGGCCATCACCCGGCGCGACCGCGAACGGGCCATCTCGATCTATGCCAACGTCGCCCCGGGCCATGCCCAGGCCGAGGTCCTGCGCGTGGTCGAGGGCCTGGGTAAGACCCTGCCGGTCGGGTACCGGGTCGTCCTGGGCGGGTCGAGCGTGGCCTTCCGCGACTCCATGAGCTCGCTGCTCTTCGCCATGGCCCTGGGCATCCTGATCGCCTACATGATCCTGGCCTCGCAGTTCAACTCGTTCAAGGACCCCGTGACCATCATCACCATCCTGCCGCTGTCGGTCGCCGGGGCGGCCTTCGCCCTGCTCGTCGCCGGCCAGTCCCTGAACATCTTCAGCATGATCGGGCTGCTGCTCCTGATGGGCATCGTCAAGAAGAACTCCATCATCCTCGTCGATTACGCCAACGCTTTCCGGAACCAGGGCGTCTCGGCCCGGGAGTCCATGGAGAAGGCCGGCCCCATCCGGCTGCGGCCCATCCTGATGACGGCCACGGCGACCCTGATGGCCTCCATACCCCCGGCCCTGGGCATCGGCTCGGGGTCGGAGATCCGCATGCCCATGGCCATCGCTGTCATCGGCGGCTTGGTGCTGTCGACGGCCCTGAGCCTGATCGTCGTCCCGGCGTTCTACGTTGTGGCCGACCGGCTGGCGAAGAAAAGAACGGCCGAGGCCCCCGAAGGCGCCTTGGCTAACGCAACTGGCTCAGAACAAAGAGAATAG
- a CDS encoding heme-binding beta-barrel domain-containing protein, which produces MERALFAAVLAVVFAGPLLAPPAAAVPCSQEPAAPAADVWAPFRFFVGTWQGQGEGSPGSGRGFQTFEFILRGTFLQVRNKAVFDPQAGNPAGEVHEDMGVFSYDKARKTFVLRQFHVEGFVNQYVLEGLPADGRTFVFVSEAIENIPAGFKARLTYRIVDPDTFEQTFDLAPPGQDLKCYSKGTLKRQKGDLP; this is translated from the coding sequence ATGGAACGAGCGCTTTTCGCCGCCGTCCTGGCGGTCGTTTTCGCCGGCCCGCTCCTCGCGCCGCCGGCGGCGGCCGTGCCGTGCTCGCAGGAACCGGCCGCGCCGGCCGCGGACGTCTGGGCCCCGTTCCGCTTCTTCGTCGGGACGTGGCAGGGCCAGGGCGAGGGATCGCCGGGCTCGGGCCGGGGCTTCCAGACCTTCGAATTCATCCTTCGGGGGACGTTCCTCCAGGTCCGTAACAAAGCCGTCTTCGATCCCCAGGCCGGGAACCCCGCCGGCGAGGTCCACGAGGACATGGGCGTCTTCAGCTACGACAAGGCCCGCAAGACCTTCGTCCTGCGCCAGTTCCATGTCGAGGGCTTCGTCAACCAGTACGTCCTGGAGGGTCTGCCGGCGGACGGCAGGACCTTCGTTTTCGTGTCCGAGGCGATCGAGAACATCCCGGCCGGATTCAAGGCCCGCCTGACCTACCGGATCGTCGACCCCGACACTTTCGAGCAGACGTTCGACCTGGCGCCGCCCGGCCAGGATCTCAAGTGCTACAGCAAGGGCACCCTGAAAAGACAAAAAGGAGATCTGCCATGA